The DNA segment CTCAGGTCGTGCCCAGTGAGTCCTCAAACAGGCTGAGGAGGTTCCGAGGCTCAAAGGAGGGGAAGGAGCCCCGAGAGGGCTCAGAGTCAATGTCACTTAAGTCTAGGGTGTCCCTGCATGGGGGAAGAGAAGAGGGAAATGACACAGGATCCAAAACACTCtatcctggcccccagccccctgggcctGCTCACCTCAATGAGTAGCTGCCCTGGGGGACAGGGGAGCCACTGCGGGGGGTGGAGGTGCTCCCAGCAGCCCCGGCCAGGATGGCCCCTGGAGACAGTgagggcctgggggcagggcaaTACAAACAGTGTTGAGGGGTGGGGAGCGCACAGGGAGGAGGCCACAGCTGGGAGGGAGCAGTCAGACCAGCCCGATGTGGGCCGGGGGCCAACGGGACGGCGAGAGCGTGTGCACTTTGAAAGTCCATGCACACTCAAAAGCTACCTCTGACCCTTTATGGAACACATGGGCTTCAGCTGCACTGGCTTTTGACAGGAACTTGTAAACGAAGCTTATCTGGCACTTGTGTCTAGTATAAAGCACCCCATGGCAGTGGGGTGGCCTGCTTGTACTGAAGGGCTAATGGCATGATTCCTCCTGAGGACTGACTGCCCTGAGTGTGTGGTTCCTTTCACTGCAATGTCTTAATTGCAGCCTCTCACTTGGCCACCAGGCACCTGGCACTAAGAATTCCTCCCAGGGTGGAGCTGGCCAGGCTCTGGAGCTCCGTtccccaagagaaaggaaaacacttCGTCCTTGGGCGCTAGCAGCCTTGATGGTGGGGCCACCACGCCACCTGCCCCCGACAGTGTAGCCCCCATGCGGCTCCCCAGGTGGCAGCACCCTCCCGAGTGAGGTTGCCAGGCCTGCTGTTCTGTGGTGGCTGTTCCACACTGAGCTCAGGAGAAACAGCTGCATTCAGATCAGGCCAGGCCACACCCCCGTCAGCCTTGGTTCCCTTCCGGGCCTTGACTGGGGCCACCCCCACCCTGTCCGGCAGCCCTGAGCCCTCACCCACCCTATGCTGCTGTTGTCCCAGTTGCTGGAGAGGCTCCTGTCCAGGAGACTGCAGGGTGGTGAGCCAGGTGGGGTGGCCGGCAGGCCGGGGGGCTGCAGCCAGCTGGCAGGGCGAGCCAGCCCATGCCAGAGCCAGCACATCAGGGCAAGCAAGGCCTGTGGGGACAGGGGCTGAGGGGGGCTGGGCAGACCCAGGACCCAGGGCAAAGCAGCTCGTCACCACAGCCCAACTTACCTGCCACAGGGCCCACCCTTGACTCAGAGCTTCAGCAGCCATGTACCACAGGATGCTCCAGGGCCGTGGCTGCCTGAGCATGGGCAGGGCCAGCAGGGCCTCAGCCGTGGCTCGCAGCTTGGGGTTGGGTTCCAGCATCATGATGAGGACAGAACGTAGCTCAGAGGACAGGTCTGTGCATGAGGCAGGGCCATGTCAGACTTGAAGGGGCCGAGACCAGCGGTACCCCATGGGGGACATTTGCTCCCACACAAGCCTGTCCTCCCAGTGGCAGCCCATTCCCCCTCTGCCCCTTGCTTACCGGCAGTGAACTCAGAGGGCAGATAGCCCTGGCGCAGCTGCTGCCAACCCTCCCCGCCATGGGGCAGCTCCATGTTGCATGCCACTTCCAGGATGGTAAGACCCAGACTGGGAAGAATGGGGACAGGGGCAGAAGAGCAGCAAGGTTGGCTTTGGGACCTGACCCCAGAGCCCCCTGCTGCCCCTGAGAAGAGACCAGGAAAGAGCTGCTGTTCTCCGCCTTGAAGGGGAGGTGGAGAGGGGAGCTGCGGGCCCTGAGAGCCCAGCAGGACCAGTGGTGGACTCATGTTGAGCCCAGTGCAGCCCACACGCAATGGAGGTGAGTCCTCCTAGCGCCCCCAACTGGACAGGCACTATGGTTATTGTACTCATTACCACCCATCTATTGATGTAGCCGGACACAAGGCTAGAGACAGAGCAGAGTCACCAGCATGGACCATGGACCCAGTGCCTGATCCAGCCCCAACTTCACCACCTGCTAATTAGACTTCAAATAAGCCCCTGACCTCCGCTGTGCCCACTCCTCCATAAAAGGAGTAATAGTCCCTTCTGTGGGGGTGTGGTGAGATGGGTGAATCCACATAAAGTGGCTCCAGATGGTTCCCTGTTAGACAGCCTGTCTCTACACATCACCCACCTTGCTCTCCACCACCTGGGGACAGCATCTCCCACGCTGAGGCCATCTTCCTGACTCTGAGCTAGAGCAGCATTTCCCTCCCTCCATTGACCACCCTTCTGCCCCCAGGGAGGGCCTCCCATGTTGCAGCCCTTACCTGAACATGTCTGCAGCTGTCCCATAGATGCCCTGTAACAACTCAGGGGCCATGTAGCGGGGGTCTCCCTCCTGAGCCTCACCGGCTCCAGAGGCACCCAGCTCCACCAGCAGCCCAAAGTCACCCAGCTTGCAGTGGCCCCGGGGCCCCAGGAAGATGTTGGCTGGCTTGACATCCAGGTGGACCAGGCCTTGGCCATGCAGGTGGGCCAGGGCGAGCAGGGTGTCCCGCAGGTAGCCCCAGACCTGGGCCTCGGGCAGGCTGGCACCCCAGGCCTCACAGTGCTGCTGCAGGCTCGGCCCACACAGCTCTGTCTGCAGGTACAGGGTGCCGCCCTCCTCCCAGGCTCGCTCTAGCCGCACGCAGCGCGGGTGCTGCCCCACCTTCTCATGGCCACCAACCTCAGCCAGCTTGCGGGCCCGGTCCTTGGGGCCCCGGAATGGTGACACGGAACGCTTCACTGCATACAGCCGGCCATCTTCCTTGGAGCGTACCTGGCAGGGGGTGGCACCCATAGGCTGGGTGGGAGGTGACACAGCCACTTGGGAGGACAAATGGCCAATTCTATTAAGATTTCATCTGCAGGTGCAGCATGGCCTCTACCTTAGAAAGACCCCTACATGCACAATAGCAGAACTGGATAAGCCTTCACCCCAGGAGCCAGGGGCTGGTTCCCTAGTGACTCAACCAGGCAAGAGGTGGGCTGACCAGAAGGACCTCTAGGATGcactgttaagtgaaaaaagctggCTACTGAACCATACAGGCAGTATGGGCCACTGTGTGGGCTCTGAAATGGGTTTGTCTCTATGTGCTCAACTCTAGAAAGGTATATGGAAAGATCTGGAAGGAAGGACGCCTGCCTGAAGAGCACAGAGGTTTGCTCCAGGAAGGACAGCTGATCTAGGGGCTTATATTGTTTGTACTTTATAGCAACAGAACTGTCTTCATGTAGTACTTGTGTAAGGAAAACTACCATTTTAGAAGAAATATAATTGACTAGAaagtatattttaagaaaaagaaaaaagatggcatGGAGGGTGTAGCCTGAGTGCTTTGTGGCTGGGTAGTGGACAGGGCATGCACCCAGAGGGCTGGCTCCAGGGTGGGAGGCGATGGCAGGCGTGCCAGGCTCTGGCCAAGGAGAGCATGTGGGGAGGGGCCTGTGGGGGGTTAGCAGAAAGTAGCCAAATCAAGCATTGGGGAAGGGAATCCATCAGCCCAGGAGTGGGCTGGCAGGGGAGAGGAAAGCAGGCAGCCCAGGACACTGTTCCCTCCAGGCAGAGAAGGGAGGCAAAGGGGACCCCCAGGCAGCCAGGGAGCTGTCACCCCACTCACCTTGAAGACCTCTCCATATGACCCATGGCCCAGGCGGCTGAGCCTCTGGAAGCTCTGCTGGAAGAAGGACTCTGGCCGGCTTGGGTCATACCCAGGGCTCTGCAGGGTCTCAGAGGCTTCGCCTCGGAACGACACGCTCCGGGGCCGAGGCTGGTGCCAGTGCGGGGTCCGAGGAGGGAAGAGACGGCTGATGGGGACGCTGCCCTTGGCAGGAGGCCGGGGTGGGAGGCTCCGACTGAGACCTCCAGGCCTCTTGAGGGAGAAACCAGGTTCTGCATGGTGGAAGTAGGCTGGGACTGGGATGGGGGTGCCACTCAGGGGTGGTGGGGTGCCCTCTGTGGGCACAGGCATGGCTGGCACAGGTGGATCTGAGGGACAGCACAGGGTGTCCACTCAAAGAGCGCCCAGCCTTGTGGGCCCAGAGAGGCTGCAGAATAGATCCGTGTTTATTCTACACACACGTTCTGCTCTAAACATGGAGACCGTGGGAGCAACGAGCACCTGCCAAGAAAAGGCAGAGGACAAATATATACACGCTGCACACAGTCATCTACACTCTGGAGATCAGTGAACATAAATTGAAAACCATGGAGCTGAGTCCTGGAGGCTCCCACAGTCCCCCAGAAGTCACACTGACGGAGGTTCTGCAGCCAGATCACCTACAGCCACATCCCTGTGCCATCACAACTGGCTCTTTGGCCTCAAAATACACAACCTCTTCCAAGCCTGTAGGGTGGAAATATTAACACAGCCACTAGCCCTTATCTTTAATTCCAAAGTAAAAAAGCAAGTCTGAATTCCAGAAGTTTCGTGCTGTCTTTTTCATAGTTGTGCTAAAACTCATTTAGTGGAGTTCACTTCCAGCTCCACATTGCAGAGGCTAAATTCTAGCTGAGTGTAGCAGAGAGCCTGGGAGCCCCCTCCCTCCACCAGTCTCTACTCACAGGATGAAGCTCTACAACAGGCCCACCAAGCTGGGAATACTGGAGCCCAATTGCTCAAGCTTCAGCTTATTCCTGGAAAGGAGGCTCCATACTGGGAGAGGCAAGCTGAGAAGGCTAGAGGCTACTGTCCCCACCCCACGGCAGCAGTGTCACTCAGAAAGATGGGCACCACTGTCCCTGCCCTCAGCTTCAGAGCTGAAGCTCAGAGATTCtgcccaggagagaggcaggTCATAAAACAGAGCTTTGAAAGTTTCTCTGCAAAAAGCTGACTTTACATGAAACAGAGTGTGGGACGTTCAAGCCTAAAACTGCTCTCAAAAATCAatggaaatgaactaagatacgatatgaagaacttccaacatcagcacactctggaagactcataccagaagatgatcatcaaaaaacctcaacaaagatcctggcgctgctacagctgtagatgcactcatcccaccaactcctggacttgccatgggaatgaggaaggagatatctaagctggcctgtgcatacagtaaaacaacaaatttgactggatctatactgttggaactcaaccaagaattaggagaagtgcaagttgtagcgctccaaaatcttacaactacagactatctaatgttaaaagaacataagggatgtgaacagttcccaggaatgggttgttttaatttgtctgatttctctcagactgttcaagtacagttggacaatatccatcatatcatagataaattttcacaaatgc comes from the Manis pentadactyla isolate mManPen7 chromosome 10, mManPen7.hap1, whole genome shotgun sequence genome and includes:
- the PKMYT1 gene encoding membrane-associated tyrosine- and threonine-specific cdc2-inhibitory kinase isoform X2 encodes the protein MPVPTEGTPPPLSGTPIPVPAYFHHAEPGFSLKRPGGLSRSLPPRPPAKGSVPISRLFPPRTPHWHQPRPRSVSFRGEASETLQSPGYDPSRPESFFQQSFQRLSRLGHGSYGEVFKVRSKEDGRLYAVKRSVSPFRGPKDRARKLAEVGGHEKVGQHPRCVRLERAWEEGGTLYLQTELCGPSLQQHCEAWGASLPEAQVWGYLRDTLLALAHLHGQGLVHLDVKPANIFLGPRGHCKLGDFGLLVELGASGAGEAQEGDPRYMAPELLQGIYGTAADMFSLGLTILEVACNMELPHGGEGWQQLRQGYLPSEFTADLSSELRSVLIMMLEPNPKLRATAEALLALPMLRQPRPWSILWYMAAEALSQGWALWQALLALMCWLWHGLARPASWLQPPGLPATPPGSPPCSLLDRSLSSNWDNSSIGPSLSPGAILAGAAGSTSTPRSGSPVPQGSYSLRDTLDLSDIDSEPSRGSFPSFEPRNLLSLFEDSLGTT
- the PKMYT1 gene encoding membrane-associated tyrosine- and threonine-specific cdc2-inhibitory kinase isoform X1, encoding MPVPTEGTPPPLSGTPIPVPAYFHHAEPGFSLKRPGGLSRSLPPRPPAKGSVPISRLFPPRTPHWHQPRPRSVSFRGEASETLQSPGYDPSRPESFFQQSFQRLSRLGHGSYGEVFKVRSKEDGRLYAVKRSVSPFRGPKDRARKLAEVGGHEKVGQHPRCVRLERAWEEGGTLYLQTELCGPSLQQHCEAWGASLPEAQVWGYLRDTLLALAHLHGQGLVHLDVKPANIFLGPRGHCKLGDFGLLVELGASGAGEAQEGDPRYMAPELLQGIYGTAADMFSLGLTILEVACNMELPHGGEGWQQLRQGYLPSEFTADLSSELRSVLIMMLEPNPKLRATAEALLALPMLRQPRPWSILWYMAAEALSQGWALWQVSWAVVTSCFALGPGSAQPPSAPVPTGLACPDVLALAWAGSPCQLAAAPRPAGHPTWLTTLQSPGQEPLQQLGQQQHRALTVSRGHPGRGCWEHLHPPQWLPCPPGQLLIEVSRPRGLGARIECFGSCVISLFSSPMQGHPRLK